TCCATGGCGCTGCGCACCCACTCCCAGACCTCGGGGTGGAGCCTGCAGGAACAGGACCCGTTCAACAACGTGGTGCGCACCTGCATCGAGGCCATGGCGGCGGCCATGGGGCATACCCAGTCGCTGCACACCAACTCCCTGGACGAGGCGATCGCGCTGCCCACCGATTTTTCCGCCCGCATCGCGCGCAACACCCAGTTGTATCTGCAGGATGAAACCGGGATCTGCCGCACCGTGGACCCCTGGGGCGGCTCCTACTACATGGAGTCCCTGACCCGGGAATTGCTGCAACGCGGCTGGGCCCACATCCAGGAAGTGGAATCCGTGGGCGGAATGACCCGCGCCATCGAAAAGGGAATTCCCCAGATGCGCATCGAGGAAGCATCGGCCCGGCGCCAGGCACGCATCGATTCCGGCCGGGAAGTGATCGTTGGCCTCAATCGTCACCGCCTGGACAAAGAAGACCCCATTGAAATTCTGGAAGTCGACAACCCGGCGGTGCGACGTTCCCAGGTGCGGCGCCTGGAAGAGCTGAAGAAAAATCGCGATCATAAAAAGGTCCGGGAAAACTTGAAAGCCATTACCCGCTGCGCGCAGACCGGGGAAGGCAACCTGCTGGCCCTGGCAGTGGAAGCCGCGCGCAGCCGGGCCACGCTGGGGGAAATTTCTGATGCCATCGAAGCGGTGGCGGGACGGTACCAGGCCATGACCAAGACCATATCCGGAGTGTACATACGCGAATACCAACACGGGGAAACGGACCAGATGGTGGCCGAAGTCCGCGCCCTGACCGATGCCTTTGCCGAATCCGAGGGCCGTAGGCCGCGCATCCTTGTCGCCAAGATGGGCCAGGACGGCCACGACCGCGGCGCCAAGGTAGTGGCCACCGCCTACGCGGACATGGGCTTTGACGTGGACCTCGGCCCCTTGTTCCAGACACCCGAAGAGACGGCGCGCCAGGCGGTTGAAAACGATGTCCACGTGGTGGGCATGAGTTCATTGGCCGCCGGGCATAAAACCCTGTTGCCACGACTGGTGGAAGAGTTGCGCAAGCTCGGCCGCGAAGACATCATCGTGGTCTGCGGCGGCGTGATCCCGGCCCAGGATTACGAATTCCTTTACAGCCACGGCGCCGCGGCCATTTTCGGACCCGGCACCCGCATCCCCCTGGCGGGCAGGCGGATCATGGAAGAGATCCGCAAACGTTTCACCTGATGATGGATAACGATCGCGGTAAGCCGCCCGACTGGGCACCCGCCGACGGCGGAGACGCGTTTGCCGTATCCATCCGCCGCGGCGTGGCCGGCGGGCATGACGGGTTGTCGCTGGACAAACCATCACCGGATTCGCGAAGCGGCTCTCTCCGGGCTCCCAACCTGACCCCGAATGATTATGTACGCGGCGTCCTGGAGAAGGACCGCGGCGTGCTGGCCCGCACCATCACCCTGATCGAGAGCAACGCCCCGCGCCACCAGGCAGCGGCCCGGGAAGTACTCAACGCCCTGTTGCCCCACGCGGGAAAATCGCTGCGCGTGGGAATCACCGGCGTTCCCGGCGCCGGCAAGAGCAC
The Candidatus Aminicenantes bacterium genome window above contains:
- a CDS encoding methylmalonyl-CoA mutase (MDM; functions in conversion of succinate to propionate), producing DVDRFAPRLSFFWAQGMNHFMEVAKMRAARLIWARMIHSFSPSDPKSMALRTHSQTSGWSLQEQDPFNNVVRTCIEAMAAAMGHTQSLHTNSLDEAIALPTDFSARIARNTQLYLQDETGICRTVDPWGGSYYMESLTRELLQRGWAHIQEVESVGGMTRAIEKGIPQMRIEEASARRQARIDSGREVIVGLNRHRLDKEDPIEILEVDNPAVRRSQVRRLEELKKNRDHKKVRENLKAITRCAQTGEGNLLALAVEAARSRATLGEISDAIEAVAGRYQAMTKTISGVYIREYQHGETDQMVAEVRALTDAFAESEGRRPRILVAKMGQDGHDRGAKVVATAYADMGFDVDLGPLFQTPEETARQAVENDVHVVGMSSLAAGHKTLLPRLVEELRKLGREDIIVVCGGVIPAQDYEFLYSHGAAAIFGPGTRIPLAGRRIMEEIRKRFT